From one Anopheles bellator chromosome 1, idAnoBellAS_SP24_06.2, whole genome shotgun sequence genomic stretch:
- the LOC131216267 gene encoding uncharacterized protein LOC131216267, producing the protein MAQPLVNSCCRCYSLRNGSITSGVLGIILSIISIILIFTVRIDFKTILMDWLPQNVVKIIYALNLVMTILISLLMILGVVKKNHIFMMPWVVLGLMLAIGLLISVIYNAVVYFIDGYVLGGTLWIVIGLISVVVYVYMWIVVYSYFTTLKNENDRGRYSKQPYRR; encoded by the exons ATGGCGCAACCGTTGGTAAACTCATGCTGCCGGTGCTACTCGCTGCGGAATGGGTCGATAACTTCCGGCGTGCTCGGCATCATTCTTTCGATCATTTCGATCATTCTGATCTTCACCGTGAGAATCGACTTCAAAACAATCCTGATGGACTGGCTGCCACAGAACGTGGTCAAAATAATCTACGCGCTGAATCTGGTCATGACCATACTGATCTCGCTGCTGATGATATTGGGAGTCGTAAAG AAAAACCACATTTTCATGATGCCTTGGGTGGTGCTGGGATTAATGCTCGCGATTGGCCTGCTGATTAGCGTTATCTATAATGCGGTGGTGTATTTCATCGACGGTTATGTGCTTGGAGGAACGCTCTGGATCGTGATAGGACTGATATCCGTCG TGGTTTACGTGTACATGTGGATCGTCGTGTACAGTTACTTCACCACTCTGAAGAACGAGAACGACCGGGGACGATACTCTAAGCAACCGTATCGGCGATAG